In Fervidobacterium nodosum Rt17-B1, one genomic interval encodes:
- the nuoE gene encoding NADH-quinone oxidoreductase subunit NuoE — protein sequence MDRVTLRNIINEIKEESLEERDMLVYLLHRVQDHYQSHYIPPEVGEMIAEELNIPSSKVYEVLTFYTMFSTKPRGKYIIRVCTSLPCHVPGGREIVQFLKQKLGVDFGETTKDGLFTLEETGCLGLCGVSPVIMVNDQYYGDLTVEKVNEIIENLKGGEGK from the coding sequence GTGGATCGCGTGACTTTAAGAAACATTATTAACGAGATTAAAGAAGAAAGTCTTGAAGAAAGAGATATGCTTGTATATTTACTCCACCGTGTCCAGGACCATTATCAAAGTCATTATATTCCACCAGAAGTTGGTGAAATGATAGCAGAAGAGTTAAATATACCATCTTCAAAAGTTTATGAGGTCCTTACATTCTATACTATGTTCTCCACTAAACCTCGTGGAAAGTACATAATCAGAGTTTGTACAAGTCTTCCTTGCCATGTGCCAGGCGGTAGGGAAATTGTACAATTTTTAAAGCAAAAATTAGGAGTAGACTTTGGAGAAACAACAAAAGACGGATTATTTACATTGGAAGAGACAGGTTGCCTTGGCCTTTGCGGTGTTTCGCCAGTTATTATGGTTAATGACCAATACTACGGAGATCTTACAGTGGAAAAAGTAAATGAAATTATTGAAAACTTAAAAGGTGGTGAGGGGAAA